Below is a window of Anaeromyxobacter diazotrophicus DNA.
CCACGCGCTTCCAGTCACCGGCGGGCATGCTGAAGTGGAACGGCGCCAACTCGACGAGCTCGCTCCTCGCGCCCGCGCAGCCGAACCTCCAGGTCGGCGACTTCGCCTACAACATCGTCTCGGGCGCCATCACGACCTATTACCCGGACGCCTCGAAGCCGGTCGCGAGCGCCTACCTGCCCGGGGTCCAGCGGCTCATCACGACCCTGTCGCCCACCACCACCTCGCCGCCGGCCTGGGACGTCGGCAGCACCATCCAGGTGACGGGGACGGACGGCGCGCTGCGCGGGACGGTCGCCTACCTGGGCGGGCACGACTACTCGCCGAGCGTCAGCACCGCGCTCAGCGGCCAGACCGCCGGCACCCGCATCGTCCTCAACACCCTCTTCAACCTCGGGTTCGGCTGCTCCGACCCCAACACCACCTGCACCACCGGGCTCCTCGGCGCCTGCGCGCAGGGGGTCCTCAAGTGCGCGCCCGGGGGCGGGCTCCAGTGCGTGGGGGCGAAGGCGGGCGCGGTGGACTGCACCACGCCGGGCGCCGACGCGAACTGCAACGGCGTCCCGGACGCGAACGAGCAGGCCTGCCAGCCGGTGGCCTGCGCGGAGGGCGCGCAGCGCGAGTGCTACGACGGCCCCGCGGCGACCGACCCGGGCCCGCTCCCGGCCAAGAAGGGTCAGTGCGTCCACGGGAAGCAGACCTGCACCGGCGGCCTGTGGGGCGCCTGCGAGGGCGAGGTGACCCCGCAGCCCGAGGTGTGCAACGGCCTCGACGACGACTGCAACGGCCAGGTGGACGACGGCAACCTCTGCTCGACCGGCTTCACCTGCCAGCCGGGCGCCGGCGTCTGCCTGCCGATCACCTGCAACAACGAGAACGCGCGCTGCCCGGCCGGCTTCGAGTGCCTGACGAGCGGCGGGAGCTGCACCCCCGTGCCGTGCGGGGTGAGCAACACCGCCTGCCCCGCCGGCAAGGTGTGCCAGTCGGGGCAGTGCGTCGATCCGTGCCAGGGCCTCGCCTTCACCTGCGGCGCCGGCGCGGGCTGCTCGAACGGCCAGTGCGTGGCGGGTGGTTGCACGTCCACGCCGACGCAGTGCAGCGGCCAGGGCCAGGTGTGCGTCTCCGGCATCTGCACGACCGACCCGTGCGCGGGCCTCACCTGCCCCACCGGCACGTTCTGCCGCGTCGGGCCGGCGGTGGGCGGCGTCCACGTCGCCGACTGCGTCCGCTCCTGCAGCTACGTCGGCTGCGCGGCGGGCGAGACCTGCAGCGCCGACGGCTTCTGCGAGCCCGCCTGCTCCCCCGCCTGCGCCGCCGGGCAGGCCTGCGTGAGCGGCGCCTGCGTGACCGATCCCAAGTGCGCGACCGTGCAGTGCGGCGCGGGACAGGTCTGCAGCGGTGGGGCCTGCATCGACGACGCCTGCAAGAACGTGCACTGCAACCCGGGCACCTGCTCGGCCGGCCAGTGCGTCAACGGCGGCGTCACGACCTCCCAGACCACGCCCATCAAGCAGGCGTCGTCCGGCGGCTGCGGCACGGGCGGCGGCGGCGACCTCGCGGCGCTGGCGTTCCTCGGCGCGGTGCTCGCCACCCGCCGGCGCCGGCTCGCCCCGGCGCTGGCGGCCGCGGCGCGGCGGAGCGCGCCGCTCGCGCTGGCGCTCCTGCTCGCCGCCGGGGCCGCCTGCTCGAAGAAGGGCGGTACCGCCTCCTGCACCGCGCCCCAGACCGCCTGCGGCGCGGAGTGCGCCGACCTCCAGACGAGCGCGCTGCACTGCGGCGTGTGCGGCCACGGCTGCGCCGCCGGCTTCCAGTGCGTCACGGGCGGCTGCGTGCTGCCCACCGGCAACCCGCACCTCCTGTCCGTCACGCCCGCGACCATCGGCCGCGGCGCGGCGCCGGCCCTCAAGTTCACCTTCGACGGCCTCGACCCGGCGAGCCCGCCCCAGGCCCTCAGCGTCCGCGTGAGCGGCGCGGTCCAGACGCAGGAGCTGCCGCTCACCCTGGGCGCCGCCGGGACGGCCACGCTGCCCGCCCAGGCGATGGACCTCACCGCCGAGGCGGCCGGTACGGCGTCCCAGCCGGCCACCATCGAGGTGCGCCTGCTCAACATGCCGGGCCGGCTGGTGTCGAACCCGCTCACGGTCACGGTGGTGGACGCGCTGGTGGCCAGGACCTTGACCCCGGCGCTCGTCTCGCAGAGCCAGACGGCGCCCCAGACGCTCGACCTGCAGGGCCTCGGCTTCCTCTCCGGCGCCACGGTGGCGATGGCGCCGACCGGCTCCGTCACGCCGGTCCCGCTCTCGAACCTGACGGTCAAGGGGCCCGGCGAGCTCACCGTGGACGCGCCGGCGCCGAGCACGCTCAAGCTGGGCCGGTACGACGTGACGGTCTCGAACCCGGGCGGCGCCACCTCGAACCCGCTCGCCTTCACCGTGACGGAGGGCACGCCGGTGCTCGGGACCGTGAACGGCACGGTCGGCACCTGCGTCCAGTCGGGCGGCAGGTTCGACGGGACGGCCTCGGGCCAGTTCTTCTACCCGTCCTCGGTGGTGCACGTGACCGGCAACAGCATCACCGACTCGCCGCTCGACACGAGCTGCCTCAACGGGACCGACGCGCTCGGCCAGTGCGTCGGCGGGCAGATCCACGTGAGCGCCGACCTCACGCTCATCCAGCCGGGCAGCTACGACGCGACGGTGGTGAACCCGGGTCCGAAGCCGCTCGTCTCGAACAAGATCACGATCACCGTCAAGACGAGCTGTCCGTAGCCTAAGATGCCCGGGTGAGCCTCTCCCTCGCCCGGCGCGCGCCGGCGCGCGCCCGGCGCGAGCTCGTCCTGACCTGGGCCGCGGCCGTGGCGCTCCTCGCCGCGGCGAAGGTCGTGTCGGGCTTCGAGCCGACCGGGCTCCTCGCCGGCAACCTGGCCGGCGTGGCGGCCTTCCTCTTCATCGTGCTCCCGGAGCGGCGCCTGCGCGCGGAGGGGGAGGGGTGGTCCGACTTCGGGCTGCCCTGGAGCGGCCTCGGGAGCCGCGCGACCTGGCGCGCCTGGGGCCGGGGGCTCGCGTTCGCGCTGGCGGTCGCGGCCGTGGTCTTCCCGCTCTTCTTCGCCGGGTTCTGGGCCTACGGGCGGCTCCTGCCGCACCTGCCGCGCGGGCTCGCGGCGGTGCTCGCGCCGTACGCCCTCCCGCCCGCGCCGCACCTCCGGCTGCCGGCGCGCTTCGCGGTGCTGGCCGCGGTGCAGCTCCTGGTGGTGGCGCTGCCGGAGGAGCTCTTCTACCGCGGGTGGATGCAGACCACCTGGGCGGCCACCGCCCCGGGCCGCGGCGTGACGGTGCTGGGTGCGCGGCTCGGCGCCGGGTTCCTGGCGACGCAGGCGCTCTTCGCCCTCGGGCACCTGGTGGTGCTGCAGCCCTGGCGGCTCGCCACCTTCTTCCCCGGGCTCCTCTTCGGCTGGGTGCGCGAGCGCAGCGGGGGCCTGGCGGCGCCGGTCCTGCTGCACGCGCTGTCGAACCTGTTCATCGCGGTGCTGGAGCGGAGCTTCTATGGGTAATAGCTAGACGATGACCGGCACCATCCGCCAGATGCTGGAGGAGCAGGAGGTCCGCACGCTGCACCCGCGGGCGGCGCTCTCGGCGGCGTCGCGGGGGCGAGAGCGGCCGCTCGCCGCCGACGACCTGCGGCCGGCCTACCAGCGCGACCGCGACCGCGTGGTCCACTGCAAGTCGTTCCGGCGCCTGCAGGGCAAGACCCAGGTCTTCCTCGCGCCCCGCGGCGATCACTACCGGAACCGCCTCACCCATACCCTCGAGGTGGCGCAGGTGGCGCGCTCCATCGCGCGCGCGCTGCGGCTCAACGAGATGCTGGTGGAGGCCATCTGCATGGGGCACGACCTCGGCCACACGCCCTTCGGGCACGCCGGGGAGCGCGCGCTCGACGCGCTGGCCGAGGGGGGGTTCCACCACGTGCGCCAGTCGGTGCGGGTGGTGGAGGTGCTGGAGGCGGGCGGCGAGGGGCTGAACCTCACGGCCGAGGTGCGCGACGGCATCCTGCGGCACTCGAAGGGGCGCGGGAACGTGCTCATGACCGGCTCGGGGGCGAAGGCGCTCACGCTCGAGGCGGAGATCGTGCGGCTCGCCGACATCATCGCCTACGTGAACCACGACCTCGACGACGCGGTGCGGGCGGGGCTGCTGGCCGAGGACGAGGTCCCGGCCGAGGTGCGCCGCGCGCTGGGGGCGAGCCACGGCGAGCGGCTGGCGACGCTGGTGGGGGACGTCATCCGCGCCACCGACCTCGACGGCGGGGGGCACGTCGAGATGTCGCCCGCGGTGCACGAGGCGCTCATCGCGCTCCGCGAGTTCCTCTACCGGCGCGTGTACGAGAACCCCGCCGTCAACGACGAGCTCCAGAAGGCGCAGCGGATCCTGCGCGAGCTGTACGCCTGGCTGGCCGCCGACCCGGAGCGCCTGCGGCGGCGCTTCGAGGTCGCGCCGCGGCCGGGCGACAGCGTGGCGCGCGCGGTGACCGACTTCGTGTCGGGCATGACCGACCGCTTCGCGCTCGAGGCCTGGGAGTCGGTGGTGGTCCCGCGGCCCTGGTCGATCCTCTAGCCGCCCGCCGGCGAGCCGGAGGACACGTCGCGCAGGGACGGCCGGGGGGGCGGGCCGGCCAGCTCGGCCTCGGCGCGCAGCAGGAGCGGCTCGGTGCTGCCGACCAGGTGCGGCACGTCCAGGCAGTGCGCCCGCACGCCGGGCGCCGCCGCCCGCACCCGCTCGAGCGCGTCCGTGCGCCGGGCGTCCGGCAGGAGCACCCCGAGCAGCGCCGGCCCGAGCCGCCCGGCCAGCGCGCGCGGGAAGGCCGCCTTCAGCGCGGCCACCGTCTCGCCGAGGCGCGCCGGCTCGGGCGCGAGGACCGCCAGCGCCAGCGCCTGACGCCGCTCGGCCGCGCGCAGGGACGACACCTGCAGCGCCTGCGAGAACGCCTCGCGGCCGAGCACGTGCAGCTCGCGGTCGAGCCAGGCGAGCGAGGAGAAGGCGCTCTCCGGCTGGCCCGGGCGCTGGTGGCGCTCGCGCCACTCCAGCTCGGCCAGCACGCGCCGGGCGAGCACCGAGAGCAGCTCCAGGTCGAACGCGGTGAACGGGCGCGGCTTGAAGTCGAGCAGGCAGAGCGTGCCGAGCGCCAGGCCGCCCCGCGACACCAGCGGCACCCCGGCGTAGAAGCGCAGCCCGCGCTCGCGGACCAGCACGTTGGAGGAGAAGAACGGGTTCTCGCGCGTGTCCAGCACCACCAGCGCCGCCCGCGCCACCACGGCGTGGGTGCAGAACGAGTCGTCGCGCGGGGTGCCGCGCGCCAGGGCCAGGTCGTCGGGCAGCCCGCAGTGGGCGTGCCAGTACTGCTGATCCCGCAGGACGATGGACACGAGGCAGACCGGGACGTCGAAGATGGCCGCCACCCGCTTCGCGAACGCGTCGAGCGCCCCCGTCGGGGAGGGGCGGTCGAGCTCGAGCTCGAGCACCGCCCGTAGGCGCTGCCCTTCGTCGAGCGGGATGGGGCGGGCCGCCGGCCTGTCGGGGGCGGCGCCCCGGGCGAGCGCGTTCACCTGCCGCAGGAAGGCGTCGAGGTCGAAGGGCTTCGCGAGCGCGACGGCCGCTCCGAGCTCGAGCGCGGTGGCGAGGTACCCGTCGAAGGCCGAGGCGGCAAGCACCGGGGCGCGCCGGCCGGGCCGGAGCGCGTACTCGCGCAGGAAGGCGAGCCCGTCCATCTCCGGCATCATGAGGTCGAGCACGATGACCGCCGGCTCGGCCGCCGCGAGCAGGTCGAGGGCGTGCCGCCCGTGACGGGCGGTGAGGACCGTGTAGCCTTCGGCCTCCAGCGACTCCGTCTCGATGGCCGCGATCTCGGGGTCGTCCTCGACCACCAGGACCAGGGGCTTGCGCTGCTCGCTCATGTTCCGCCTCCCGCCGGGCGGAGCGGATCGTCACCGGCTTGCACGTGGAGTGCTAGCCGGAAAGGCATGCCCCGGGTGAGTCGTTCACGCGCTCGCGAGGCTGCTCACCGAGACCTGGAGCGAGCGGCTGACCGACACGACGCTGGCCTCCGGGACCTCGATGAACCCGTTCGGCTGCAGCAGGTGCGTGGCGAAGCAGACCGCCTTCACCTGCCGGTGGGGGCGGGTGCGCGGGTCGCTCTCCGGCGCGCCGAGCTCCAGCCCGCAGCGCGGACATGGGAAGATCCCCTCGAGCAGCGCGTAGTGGAGCGGGCGCCCCCGCCGCGTGGCGGCCAGGACCCGGCCGTTGGTGGCGACGAAGTTGAGGGCGCCCGGCCGGCCGCCGCCCGCCTCCCGGCTCCAGGTCTCGAGGTCGCGCGCCGTGAGCGCCAGCGCGTGGCCCACCACCCGCGCCTCGACGTCGAGGTCGTCGAGGTGCCCGGCGTCGCGCAGGTGCTTGAGGAAGAGCGAGAAGGCCAGCTCCGAGTCGGTCTCGCCCTCGACGTTGCGGCGCAGGAAGTCGGGCAGCGCCTCCACCAGGCGCGGCTTCACCTCGGTGAACGCCTCCACCGTCCCGTCGTGGGCGAACAGCCAGCGGCGGAAGCGGAAGGGGTGCGTGTTCTCGTCCTTCTGCGCCCCCACCGTCGCGTAGCGCGCGTGGGCGAGCAGCGCCTCGCTGTCGATCGCGCCCGCGAGCTGGGTGAGGGTGAAGGTCGCGGGCGCCCCGCTCGGCCGCTTGCCGAGGAGGACGTCGTTTCCCTTGTAGTAGCCGAACCCATACGCGTCCGGGAGGCGGTCCGGCTCGCGGAGCGCGACGTGCGCCTCGAGCCGGCGCACCTGACACCGGAGCAGGTTGGGATCCGTCTGGAGGACCGCCAGCAGCGCACCCATCGAATTCGAGGCTCCTGGGCGCAGACGAAAGGGCGCCCACCTCCTCTATAATGACCACTCGGCCGCGGAGCAGCCGCCGCCGGCCGAGCGGGCGCAACCCCACCGGAACCGGAACTCATGAGCGACGACATCGCCGTCGGGATCGACCTCGGGACCAGCTACAGCTGCGTGGCGGCCGTGCAGGACGGCGCGCCACAGGTGATCCCCAACGAATGGGGGGAGCTCACCCACGCCTCGGTGGTGAGCTTCCTCCCCGAGGGGACCGTCCTCGTCGGGAACAACGCCAAGAAGAACATCATCACCAACGCCGAGAACACGGTCTATTCCGCCAAGCGGCTCATCGGCCGGTTCTTCTTCTCCGACGAGGTGAAGAAGGCCCAGGCGGTCATGCCGTACAAGATCGTGGAGGGGCCCAACAACTCGGTCCGGGTGGAGGTGGGCGGGCGCGTGCTGGCCGTCCCGGAGATCTCGGCCCTGGTGCTGAAGGAGATGAAGGCGGTCGCGGAGACCGCCCTGGGGCGCGAGGTGAAGAAGGCGGTCGTCACCTGCCCGGCGTACTTCAACGACAACCAGCGGCAGGCCACCCGCGACGCCGCGCGCATCGCCGGGCTCCAGGTCCTGCGCATCATCAACGAGCCGACCGCGGCGGCGCTCGCCTACGGGTTCGGCAAGGACATCAACCAGCGGATCTGCGTCTACGACCTCGGCGGCGGCACCTTCGACGTCTCCATCCTGGAGATCGGCAAGGACGTCTTCGAGGTGCTCTCCACCGCCGGCGACACCTACCTGGGCGGCGACGACTTCGACGACCGGATCATGGGCTGGCTGGCGCAGGGCTTCCTCGAGGCCCACCAGCTCGACCTGCGGCAGAACAAGTTCTGCCTGCAGATGCTGAAGGAGGCGGGCGAGAAGGCGAAGATCGACGTGGGCCGCGACGGCGTCGCCCAGATCCACGTGCCGGCCATCTGCCAGACCGCCGAGGGCGAGGTGCTGGAGCTGCGCCAGACCCTCGCCGCCGACCAGTTCAACCGCATGGTGATGGACCTCGTGCAGCGCACGTTCAAGGTGTGCGACGAGGCGCTCCAGTCGGCCCGCCTCACCGCGGCCGACATCGACGCGGTGATCCTGGTCGGGGGCCCGACGCGGCTGCCGGTCATCCGGCAGAGCGTGCAGCACTACTTCCAGAAGGAGCCCATGACCGGGGTGGACCCCGATCAGGTGGTGGCGCTCGGCGCCAGCATCCAGGCGGCGGCGCTGCTCGACGAGGCGGCGGCCACCACCGGGGCGGCGAGCTATCTCCTCGACGTGACGCCGCTCTCGCTGCGGGTGGGCACGGTGGGCGGCTT
It encodes the following:
- a CDS encoding putative metal-binding motif-containing protein — translated: MRRTLITTTLLTAAGIALTGASTCGPQGPGARDFAAGSLVIPMDNCYQHRDTSASNQTVGCTTTRDDGVFRAYGLVYFLLKHNVPVYWAIDNGKTSVTAADVTATASSGVVAQKMSWAGGTFADVAGLGSTVNYIGGPFVIDATDVASFNVVSLLQNDPDFARFKSEAVVDIHKVQVGFHANQVRPLSGPPPKLAILNITAPVSGKTSSNVMYQYAVAAGLSWPCTGNGDCAGGLGPSCDKAAVLAYLASPGGDTAIPQVCNGSLCAPNFNTGANSGLIYDILCGGDFIPPAGGTYADTQLAKGNYKMLWIPHWDTHGPTPTGSTDPNVVPPLPPVTTGDTLAWQLRSISSFVNAGNNLFVECLGIQALEGIVGQDNANSNPLGIPATRFQSPAGMLKWNGANSTSSLLAPAQPNLQVGDFAYNIVSGAITTYYPDASKPVASAYLPGVQRLITTLSPTTTSPPAWDVGSTIQVTGTDGALRGTVAYLGGHDYSPSVSTALSGQTAGTRIVLNTLFNLGFGCSDPNTTCTTGLLGACAQGVLKCAPGGGLQCVGAKAGAVDCTTPGADANCNGVPDANEQACQPVACAEGAQRECYDGPAATDPGPLPAKKGQCVHGKQTCTGGLWGACEGEVTPQPEVCNGLDDDCNGQVDDGNLCSTGFTCQPGAGVCLPITCNNENARCPAGFECLTSGGSCTPVPCGVSNTACPAGKVCQSGQCVDPCQGLAFTCGAGAGCSNGQCVAGGCTSTPTQCSGQGQVCVSGICTTDPCAGLTCPTGTFCRVGPAVGGVHVADCVRSCSYVGCAAGETCSADGFCEPACSPACAAGQACVSGACVTDPKCATVQCGAGQVCSGGACIDDACKNVHCNPGTCSAGQCVNGGVTTSQTTPIKQASSGGCGTGGGGDLAALAFLGAVLATRRRRLAPALAAAARRSAPLALALLLAAGAACSKKGGTASCTAPQTACGAECADLQTSALHCGVCGHGCAAGFQCVTGGCVLPTGNPHLLSVTPATIGRGAAPALKFTFDGLDPASPPQALSVRVSGAVQTQELPLTLGAAGTATLPAQAMDLTAEAAGTASQPATIEVRLLNMPGRLVSNPLTVTVVDALVARTLTPALVSQSQTAPQTLDLQGLGFLSGATVAMAPTGSVTPVPLSNLTVKGPGELTVDAPAPSTLKLGRYDVTVSNPGGATSNPLAFTVTEGTPVLGTVNGTVGTCVQSGGRFDGTASGQFFYPSSVVHVTGNSITDSPLDTSCLNGTDALGQCVGGQIHVSADLTLIQPGSYDATVVNPGPKPLVSNKITITVKTSCP
- the mrtX gene encoding myxosortase MrtX, which codes for MSLSLARRAPARARRELVLTWAAAVALLAAAKVVSGFEPTGLLAGNLAGVAAFLFIVLPERRLRAEGEGWSDFGLPWSGLGSRATWRAWGRGLAFALAVAAVVFPLFFAGFWAYGRLLPHLPRGLAAVLAPYALPPAPHLRLPARFAVLAAVQLLVVALPEELFYRGWMQTTWAATAPGRGVTVLGARLGAGFLATQALFALGHLVVLQPWRLATFFPGLLFGWVRERSGGLAAPVLLHALSNLFIAVLERSFYG
- a CDS encoding deoxyguanosinetriphosphate triphosphohydrolase: MTGTIRQMLEEQEVRTLHPRAALSAASRGRERPLAADDLRPAYQRDRDRVVHCKSFRRLQGKTQVFLAPRGDHYRNRLTHTLEVAQVARSIARALRLNEMLVEAICMGHDLGHTPFGHAGERALDALAEGGFHHVRQSVRVVEVLEAGGEGLNLTAEVRDGILRHSKGRGNVLMTGSGAKALTLEAEIVRLADIIAYVNHDLDDAVRAGLLAEDEVPAEVRRALGASHGERLATLVGDVIRATDLDGGGHVEMSPAVHEALIALREFLYRRVYENPAVNDELQKAQRILRELYAWLAADPERLRRRFEVAPRPGDSVARAVTDFVSGMTDRFALEAWESVVVPRPWSIL
- a CDS encoding response regulator, producing MSEQRKPLVLVVEDDPEIAAIETESLEAEGYTVLTARHGRHALDLLAAAEPAVIVLDLMMPEMDGLAFLREYALRPGRRAPVLAASAFDGYLATALELGAAVALAKPFDLDAFLRQVNALARGAAPDRPAARPIPLDEGQRLRAVLELELDRPSPTGALDAFAKRVAAIFDVPVCLVSIVLRDQQYWHAHCGLPDDLALARGTPRDDSFCTHAVVARAALVVLDTRENPFFSSNVLVRERGLRFYAGVPLVSRGGLALGTLCLLDFKPRPFTAFDLELLSVLARRVLAELEWRERHQRPGQPESAFSSLAWLDRELHVLGREAFSQALQVSSLRAAERRQALALAVLAPEPARLGETVAALKAAFPRALAGRLGPALLGVLLPDARRTDALERVRAAAPGVRAHCLDVPHLVGSTEPLLLRAEAELAGPPPRPSLRDVSSGSPAGG
- a CDS encoding class II glutamine amidotransferase → MGALLAVLQTDPNLLRCQVRRLEAHVALREPDRLPDAYGFGYYKGNDVLLGKRPSGAPATFTLTQLAGAIDSEALLAHARYATVGAQKDENTHPFRFRRWLFAHDGTVEAFTEVKPRLVEALPDFLRRNVEGETDSELAFSLFLKHLRDAGHLDDLDVEARVVGHALALTARDLETWSREAGGGRPGALNFVATNGRVLAATRRGRPLHYALLEGIFPCPRCGLELGAPESDPRTRPHRQVKAVCFATHLLQPNGFIEVPEASVVSVSRSLQVSVSSLASA
- a CDS encoding Hsp70 family protein, coding for MSDDIAVGIDLGTSYSCVAAVQDGAPQVIPNEWGELTHASVVSFLPEGTVLVGNNAKKNIITNAENTVYSAKRLIGRFFFSDEVKKAQAVMPYKIVEGPNNSVRVEVGGRVLAVPEISALVLKEMKAVAETALGREVKKAVVTCPAYFNDNQRQATRDAARIAGLQVLRIINEPTAAALAYGFGKDINQRICVYDLGGGTFDVSILEIGKDVFEVLSTAGDTYLGGDDFDDRIMGWLAQGFLEAHQLDLRQNKFCLQMLKEAGEKAKIDVGRDGVAQIHVPAICQTAEGEVLELRQTLAADQFNRMVMDLVQRTFKVCDEALQSARLTAADIDAVILVGGPTRLPVIRQSVQHYFQKEPMTGVDPDQVVALGASIQAAALLDEAAATTGAASYLLDVTPLSLRVGTVGGFTERIIDKNTPIPIEKSKTFTTSRDGQERVKIRVYQGESNRADGCELLGEFEFSGFRIAFRGEVQIQVTFEIDPNGIVHVSATDLETGQRASTTISLSSGLSEGDLQTAIDKNAEIELAGHQAA